The Vibrio quintilis DNA window AGGTCAAGGCCAGTACATAAAAAAACCCGCAAATCAGCGGGTTTTTGGTTTTCGTCTTCAGACTTCAGATTAAGCGTAAACAGGTAAACGCTTACAAATCTCAAGTACTTTTGCTTTCGTCGCTTCAATCACTGACTGGTCATCAGCGTTATCAAGTACATCACACATCCAGTTTGCGAGGTTCTCAGCATCTTCCACAGTGAAGCCACGGCGGGTAATTGCAGGCGTACCAACACGGATACCTGAAGTAACAAAAGGACTCCGGGGATCATTCGGTACTGAGTTCTTATTCACTGTCATATTCGCAGCACCTAAAGCGGCATCCGCTTCTTTCCCTGTAATCCCCTTATCGATTAAATCGACAAGAAACAGGTGGTTTTCAGTGCCGTTAGAAACAATCTTGTAACCACGTTCCTGGAACTGAGCAACCATAGCCTTCGCATTTTCAACAACTCGTGCCTGATATTCTTTGAATTCAGGTTCCATAGCTTCTTTAAAAGCAACCGCTTTAGCCGCAATCACATGCATCAGAGGTCCGCCCTGTCCGCCGGGGAACACTGCAGAATTCAGTTTCTTGTACATGTCTTCACCAGCATTCGAAAGAATCAGACCACCACGAGGGCCTGCCAGTGTTTTATGCGTTGTTGTCGTCACAATATGTGCGTGAGGCAGTGGCGTCGGATATACACCCGCAGCAATTAAGCCCGCAACGTGTGCCATATCGACAAACAGGTAAGCACCAGCTTTATCCGCAATCTCACGCATTCTTGCCCAGTCAACAATCTGAGAATACGCAGAGAAACCACCAATGATCATTTTTGGCTTATGCTCCAGCGCAAGCGCTTCCATTTCATCGTAATTAATCTGGCCACTTTCATCGATACCATATGGAATCACATTGTAGTGTTTACCAGAGAAGTTGACCGGAGAACCATGGGTCAGGTGACCACCATGTGCAAGGCTCATACCCAGCACGGTATCTCCCGGATTCAGTAAAGCCATATAGACCGCACTGTTTGCCTGAGAGCCAGAATGCGGCTGTACGTTCGCATACTCACAGTTAAATAATTTACACGCCCGGTCAATTGCTAAAGCTTCCGCTTTGTCAACATACTCACAGCCACCATAATAACGCTTGCCAGGATAACCTTCTGCATATTTATTTGTTAGCTGAGAACCCTGAGCTTCCATCACCCGGGGGCTGGTATAGTTCTCGGAAGCAATCAATTCAATGTGCTCTTCCTGACGAAGAGTTTCTTCCTGAATAGCTGCGAAGAGTTCCGCATCGTAATCAGCGATATTCATATCACGCGTTAGCATCTGTATCTCCTGACTCATTATATAAGGGTCGAAAAACTGCTCTAAATGCAAAAGCAAACGTTTCCGTTGCCAATTTGGGGCGCATTTTACCTAAATTGAACTATGTCATAAAGCCCAAATTGAATAAATGATCATGCAGTTTTT harbors:
- the glyA gene encoding serine hydroxymethyltransferase, with translation MLTRDMNIADYDAELFAAIQEETLRQEEHIELIASENYTSPRVMEAQGSQLTNKYAEGYPGKRYYGGCEYVDKAEALAIDRACKLFNCEYANVQPHSGSQANSAVYMALLNPGDTVLGMSLAHGGHLTHGSPVNFSGKHYNVIPYGIDESGQINYDEMEALALEHKPKMIIGGFSAYSQIVDWARMREIADKAGAYLFVDMAHVAGLIAAGVYPTPLPHAHIVTTTTHKTLAGPRGGLILSNAGEDMYKKLNSAVFPGGQGGPLMHVIAAKAVAFKEAMEPEFKEYQARVVENAKAMVAQFQERGYKIVSNGTENHLFLVDLIDKGITGKEADAALGAANMTVNKNSVPNDPRSPFVTSGIRVGTPAITRRGFTVEDAENLANWMCDVLDNADDQSVIEATKAKVLEICKRLPVYA